The DNA segment GCAGCTgtgcaatattttctttttggattttttgttcCTGAGCGCTTTTCCTGCTACCATTCACCTTGTACAAGCACAGTTGACTGTTATATCTCCCGGCCCACTGAGAAATCCATCATGATGATTTTCATCTGGGGGGTCAGCAGCCTATCCTTTCTGCTTAGCGTTGCTGATCTTGTCTGTGCTCTCCAGAGAATGACAGCAAGAAACCAAAAGAACAAGCTGACAAACCTCCACGTGGAGAATGAGTGCATTTTAAATCTTCCCCCAGTACAGCATGGTAGCTCTTCTCCACCTCAAAATCAAGACTGTCCAGTATCAAATAGCAGCCAGACCAGTGATGGCTCCTGCTCACTTCTctctgaagaggaagaagaggctgTTCTTCATCCTGAAGTGGCCTCTCAGCAAACTGCCAGCACTAACCTTAACAGCAACAGCAATAAGCCCTGTATATTAGGAGAACCTGCTGTTAAGCAAGACAGCGCTGAAGAACCCTTGTGTGCCGGTGACCACCAAGGAACTACATGCAGGCACGGGAGACCCAAGCTTCAGCAAGACTTCATTAAAGACACTGCCCTGACTTTGAGACCTCAGATCAAGTCTCACCTTGGCGTTTCTTCCTCTGTAGTTCAGAGCAAGCTTTTAGGATACTACCCTTCAGCTGAGCTAAAAAGTCCTGATGCACAATCGAATTATAGCAGTACTAGTTGCTTGAGGTCAAAAAAGTCAGAATGGGTATAGAGCCCTGAGGTAACACTACCCTATGACCCTGGCAGGACACATCATTGCATCACTGAGGAGGTTTCAGGTAGTTTCAGCTGGATCCCTTGACTGGGTTATGCTGCAGAGACACAATGATGCTGTGTTCCTCCATTGAAGAGGAAGCAAAAACCTTGGATAAGAGTTTGAAGGATATTACATTAAGGGAACTATTCTTTGGAAAATGTAaaacttttatgtttttctgagTGTAAATGACTTTAAAAAGCTGTGGACTGTGGCTGGTGTGACTGACCTGTTTTTCCAGGAGTACATGTGAACACTTGTTTACCCTAACCTAGTTTTATTGCAGAAGATTGAGCTTAGGAAAGACGTGGCTTTTAAACACAGTTGTACATTGTCTACTGTCAGAAGGTTAATTTATCTCCTCGTACTAAATTCTCTAAGCCCACTCTAAGAAAGGATATTCAAGCAAGAAGAGTAGAcagtgaataaaataaaaatacatgttttgtaGCAAAGTATTAATGTGTAAAAAACCCCTTGGATCTTACTGATTGAAGGCTACACCTATCCTAGTTAGCAATGCCATGGCAGTACCTTTCTCTGACCCTGAGGTCAACTGGTACAGTCTGACCATGTCTGAGTTATTCAACCCCATTAGCCTCCAAAACAGGGTGGCTGCATCCAGATTAGCTGTTGGGAATGGTCCTATGCTCGAGAATTGCTCAGGAGATAATGAGGAGGTGTGGGTCAGAAGCGTGTCAGGGAGTGCTCCAGCAGCTTGACAGTGCAGGGGACTGAGCTCCAGTGCCCATGCCCTGGCACAGCTGACTCTGCACTGGTGTAGATGTACTACTGACATGTCTACAAGGTGTTACGTGTCTCAATCTGAAATAGTCACACTAGGCTCTTGATTTCAGTAGGGGGAATGAGTCACCTGACCTGTTTTAGGCATCTCTGAAGGTAAGATGAGTCACTTTCTAGATATACCTATTTCTCCCACAATGTGATTATCTCAGACCTGGGCTTAGGGAAAACGGTTTCTACCCTGAGAGAAGGATACTGTGGCAATGTCTATATCAAAGTGCTCACCCTCTTTGTCTGACAGACTTCTGATGctaataatttgaaaatgtgtcTGAATTGAGTGAATCACAGAAGATTTTATTACTGTCATGCTTTGTGCTTTCCATCAGCGTTAACTCTGTTGCATTTACATAAGCGTGGTCCAGCACTGAAGCACAGCGGTGCGTGAGTTGAATTTTCTTTTAGCTACGA comes from the Haliaeetus albicilla chromosome 2, bHalAlb1.1, whole genome shotgun sequence genome and includes:
- the GJD4 gene encoding gap junction delta-4 protein codes for the protein MERWDSLGFLIVTLNYNVTIVGKIWLMLIILLRMAVVVLAGYPLYQDEQERFVCNTLQPGCSNVCYDLFSPVSHFRFWLIQTVSILLPYAAFSIYVLHKVAMYIIRMHCLVHGCKGNKGLSSPKDLKELCRSAVVNRLDCGADNLSVLNFSGAYTVHLFFRTLLEAAFAAVQYFLFGFFVPERFSCYHSPCTSTVDCYISRPTEKSIMMIFIWGVSSLSFLLSVADLVCALQRMTARNQKNKLTNLHVENECILNLPPVQHGSSSPPQNQDCPVSNSSQTSDGSCSLLSEEEEEAVLHPEVASQQTASTNLNSNSNKPCILGEPAVKQDSAEEPLCAGDHQGTTCRHGRPKLQQDFIKDTALTLRPQIKSHLGVSSSVVQSKLLGYYPSAELKSPDAQSNYSSTSCLRSKKSEWV